A genomic region of Papaver somniferum cultivar HN1 chromosome 7, ASM357369v1, whole genome shotgun sequence contains the following coding sequences:
- the LOC113295216 gene encoding uncharacterized protein LOC113295216, giving the protein MNSLKCAFGVSSGKFLGFQVTAEGIKVDPSKTQAILMMPPPQTVKELQSFMGKVNYIRRFIPGLAQLVAVFTPLLKKGANFIWTATQQEAFQKIQRILSSPAIMRSPVQGKPLCLYIAFSDTAIGDLLAQKDDEGIERPIYYFSRILRDAELRTTMWLLQMSELDITHTSPRDIRGQAVADLLAAFPGEGTTGLHEDLPGEFPDISVVEEEAWIFWGMDIIGKINPSSSKQHEYIITATEYFTKWVEFIPLRGITGATIAAFIKEHIICRFIVPKHIITDNGTPFANKQACTSATFILHTVLLTEAGEFTRTLSIPK; this is encoded by the exons atgaattcttTGAAATGCGCCTTCGGTGTCTCTTCAGGCAAATTTTTGGGATTCCAAGTgactgctgaagggatcaaagtagaCCCGTCCAAGACTCAAGCCATCCTCATGATGCCGCCACCACAAACTGTGAAGGAACTtcagagcttcatgggcaaggtgaactacattcgtcgTTTTATACCTGGCTTGGCCCAACTTGTCGCTgtattcacccccttgctgaagaagggagcaaattTTATTTGGACCGCAACTCAACAAGAAGCATTTcaaaagattcaacgaatattatcATCTCCAGCTATCATGAGGTCTCCCGTCCAAGGGAAGCCGCTATGTCTCTACATCGCCTTCAGCGATACCGCTATAGGGGATTTACTCGCCCAGAAAGACGATGAGGGAATCGAACGCCCCATATATTACTTCAGTCGAATATTAAGAGATGCTGAGCTCAG GACGACCAtgtggcttctccaaatgtcgGAGTTGGACATAACACATACGTCGCCTAGAGATATCAGGGGGCAAGCAGTCGCAGACTTATTAGCAGCATTCCCTGGAGAAGGCACTACGGGGCTACACGAagatcttcctggagaatttccagacatctctgTTGTCGAGGAAGAAGCATGGATCTT CTGGGGAATGGACATTATCGGGAAAATCAATCCGTCGTCATCAAAGCAGCACGAGTACATCATAACCGCGACagaatacttcactaaatgggtagaATTCATTCCTCTACGAGGGATTACAGGAGCAACGATTGCGGCTTTCATTAAAGAACATATCATTTGCCGCTTCATTGTGCCAAAGCATATCATCACTGATAACGGCACTCCCTTCGCCAACAAACAG
- the LOC113298399 gene encoding ubiquitin receptor RAD23d-like isoform X2, with amino-acid sequence MKISVKNLKNAKFDIEVNPDDKVSDVKKSIETSQGSDVYPASQQMLIHQGKVLKDDTTLAENQVVENSFLVIMLTKTKSSYSGTPTTTTTPTGQVQSAASVPPAVAPASALPQPPPTLASAPVPTSATALQGSDVYGQAASNLVAGNNLEQTIQEILDMGGGTWDRDTVVRALRAAFNNPERAVDYLYSGIPEQPVVVPAPQAPTGQAGLPPAQAREPAQLGVPSTGPNANPLDLFPQGLPNLETNAAAGGNLDFLRTNPQFQALRAMVQANPQILQPMLQELGKQNPQLVRLIQEHQTDFLRLINEPVEGEENIMEQLAAAMPQVAVTPEEQQAIERLEAMGFDRAVVLEVFFACNKNEELAANYLLDHGHEYE; translated from the exons aTGAAGATTTCAGTGAAAAATCTCAAGAATGCAAAGTTCGATATAGAAGTTAATCCTGATGATAAG GTGTCTGATGTCAAAAAAAGCATAGAAACTTCTCAGGGATCAGATGTTTACCCCGCCTCACAACAAATGCTTATCCATCAGGGAAAAGTTCTTAAAGATGACACAACGTTGGCTGAAAACCAAGTTGTTGAGAACAGTTTTCTTGTTATTATGTTGACTAAG ACCAAAAGCTCATATAGTGGAACTCCaactacaacaaccacacctactGGTCAG GTTCAGTCAGCAGCTTCAGTGCCTCCTGCTGTGGCTCCAGCATCAGCCCTGCCTCA ACCACCACCTACTCTTGCATCTGCTCCTGTTCCAACTTCCGCAACTGCCTT GCAAGGATCAGATGTATATGGTCAAGCAGCATCGAATCTTGTTGCAGGGAATAACCTTGAGCAAACTATTCAGGAGATTTTGGATATGGGAGGAGGGACCTGGGACAGAGATACCGTAGTTCGTGCACTCCGCGCTGCTTTCAACAACCCTGAAAGAGCTGTTGACTATTTATACTCG GGAATTCCCGAGCAACCAGTTGTGGTGCCTGCACCCCAGGCTCCTACTGGACAAGCTGGACTCCCTCCTGCCCAAGCTCGAGAACCAGCTCAGTTGGGGGTTCCCTCTACTGGTCCCAATGCAAATCCATTAGATCTGTTTCCACAG GGCCTTCCCAACTTGGAGACTAATGCTGCTGCTGGAGGTAACTTAGACTTCTTACGCACCAATCCACAG TTTCAAGCTCTGCGAGCTATGGTGCAAGCGAACCCACAAATCTTGCAG CCTATGCTTCAAGAGCTTGGGAAGCAAAACCCTCAGCTGGTGAGGCTCATTCAGGAGCATCAAACTGATTTCCTTCGCCTTATCAACGAACCCGTTGAAGGAGAGGA GAATATAATGGAACAGCTAGCTGCAGCAATGCCACAAGTGGCTGTCACACCTGAGGAGCAGCAAGCTATTGAACGT CTCGAGGCGATGGGTTTTGATAGAGCGGTTGTGCTGGAGGTGTTCTTTGCCTGCAACAAGAATGAGGAGCTCGCTGCTAATTATCTATTGGATCATGGTCATGAGTACGAATAA
- the LOC113298399 gene encoding ubiquitin receptor RAD23d-like isoform X1 has protein sequence MKISVKNLKNAKFDIEVNPDDKVSDVKKSIETSQGSDVYPASQQMLIHQGKVLKDDTTLAENQVVENSFLVIMLTKTKSSYSGTPTTTTTPTGQVQSAASVPPAVAPASALPQPPPTLASAPVPTSATAFRQGSDVYGQAASNLVAGNNLEQTIQEILDMGGGTWDRDTVVRALRAAFNNPERAVDYLYSGIPEQPVVVPAPQAPTGQAGLPPAQAREPAQLGVPSTGPNANPLDLFPQGLPNLETNAAAGGNLDFLRTNPQFQALRAMVQANPQILQPMLQELGKQNPQLVRLIQEHQTDFLRLINEPVEGEENIMEQLAAAMPQVAVTPEEQQAIERLEAMGFDRAVVLEVFFACNKNEELAANYLLDHGHEYE, from the exons aTGAAGATTTCAGTGAAAAATCTCAAGAATGCAAAGTTCGATATAGAAGTTAATCCTGATGATAAG GTGTCTGATGTCAAAAAAAGCATAGAAACTTCTCAGGGATCAGATGTTTACCCCGCCTCACAACAAATGCTTATCCATCAGGGAAAAGTTCTTAAAGATGACACAACGTTGGCTGAAAACCAAGTTGTTGAGAACAGTTTTCTTGTTATTATGTTGACTAAG ACCAAAAGCTCATATAGTGGAACTCCaactacaacaaccacacctactGGTCAG GTTCAGTCAGCAGCTTCAGTGCCTCCTGCTGTGGCTCCAGCATCAGCCCTGCCTCA ACCACCACCTACTCTTGCATCTGCTCCTGTTCCAACTTCCGCAACTGCCTT CAGGCAAGGATCAGATGTATATGGTCAAGCAGCATCGAATCTTGTTGCAGGGAATAACCTTGAGCAAACTATTCAGGAGATTTTGGATATGGGAGGAGGGACCTGGGACAGAGATACCGTAGTTCGTGCACTCCGCGCTGCTTTCAACAACCCTGAAAGAGCTGTTGACTATTTATACTCG GGAATTCCCGAGCAACCAGTTGTGGTGCCTGCACCCCAGGCTCCTACTGGACAAGCTGGACTCCCTCCTGCCCAAGCTCGAGAACCAGCTCAGTTGGGGGTTCCCTCTACTGGTCCCAATGCAAATCCATTAGATCTGTTTCCACAG GGCCTTCCCAACTTGGAGACTAATGCTGCTGCTGGAGGTAACTTAGACTTCTTACGCACCAATCCACAG TTTCAAGCTCTGCGAGCTATGGTGCAAGCGAACCCACAAATCTTGCAG CCTATGCTTCAAGAGCTTGGGAAGCAAAACCCTCAGCTGGTGAGGCTCATTCAGGAGCATCAAACTGATTTCCTTCGCCTTATCAACGAACCCGTTGAAGGAGAGGA GAATATAATGGAACAGCTAGCTGCAGCAATGCCACAAGTGGCTGTCACACCTGAGGAGCAGCAAGCTATTGAACGT CTCGAGGCGATGGGTTTTGATAGAGCGGTTGTGCTGGAGGTGTTCTTTGCCTGCAACAAGAATGAGGAGCTCGCTGCTAATTATCTATTGGATCATGGTCATGAGTACGAATAA